One window of Hylemonella gracilis genomic DNA carries:
- a CDS encoding MarR family winged helix-turn-helix transcriptional regulator — MSSSPPSSPAIRRPARSAARKTAPVAKQREDEAAPEPAIDQVDASFLQTLIGYGARRVSLAAIASFLPRMAAYELRPVEFSVLSLIHHNPGITSRQLCGALGIQPPNLVGMLQQHEKKRGLIERRPHPHDGRAMGLHLTVAGRALVRKAERAASQNDAQVTARLSTAERRALLRLLEKIYL, encoded by the coding sequence ATGTCTTCCTCTCCCCCCTCGTCGCCAGCAATCCGCCGTCCTGCCCGCTCCGCCGCGCGCAAGACTGCGCCCGTCGCCAAGCAACGCGAGGACGAGGCGGCGCCTGAGCCGGCGATTGACCAGGTCGATGCCAGCTTCCTGCAAACCCTGATTGGCTATGGCGCGCGACGCGTCTCGCTCGCGGCCATCGCCAGTTTCCTGCCGCGCATGGCGGCCTATGAACTCCGCCCGGTCGAGTTCTCCGTGCTCTCGCTGATCCACCACAACCCCGGCATCACGTCGCGTCAGCTCTGTGGCGCGCTTGGCATCCAGCCGCCGAACCTGGTGGGCATGCTGCAGCAACACGAGAAGAAGCGCGGCCTCATCGAACGCCGCCCGCATCCCCACGATGGTCGCGCCATGGGTCTGCACCTCACCGTCGCCGGTCGCGCGCTCGTGCGCAAGGCCGAACGCGCGGCCAGCCAGAACGATGCCCAGGTCACCGCGCGCCTGAGCACGGCGGAACGCCGCGCGCTATTGCGCCTGCTGGAAAAAATCTACCTCTGA
- a CDS encoding Bug family tripartite tricarboxylate transporter substrate binding protein, whose protein sequence is MNLNRRHFNLALGGGAALAALQSLPAFAQVAQPKIYYGFPAGSAGDSLARRVADKLGGTPYAQTNAVVENKPGAGGRIVLETLKSSPADGSVLTLAQASALTIYPHVYTKMNYTMADFAPISIGAQMIFALAVGPMVPDSVKTLKDFVAWAKANPEKSSFGSPGAGSMPHFVGSLFGVNAGITFQHVPFRGSLPAVNDTVGGQIAACVTPTGDSLAHAKSGRLRILAVSAPKRVAEPDAPTFAELGYPEIVAEEWFGFFAPAKTPTSVINTANAAIQAALKDKAVIDGLAAIGLVTAGSTPQAMRASLESEFKRWAPLVKKVGFTAES, encoded by the coding sequence ATGAACCTGAATCGACGTCATTTCAATCTGGCCCTGGGCGGCGGCGCCGCGCTGGCGGCCCTGCAATCGCTGCCCGCGTTCGCGCAGGTGGCCCAGCCCAAGATCTATTACGGCTTCCCCGCCGGCAGCGCGGGCGACAGCCTGGCTCGCCGCGTGGCCGACAAGCTGGGCGGCACGCCCTACGCCCAGACCAATGCCGTGGTGGAGAACAAGCCCGGCGCGGGCGGCCGCATCGTGCTGGAAACTCTGAAAAGTTCGCCCGCCGATGGTTCCGTGCTCACGCTGGCGCAAGCCTCGGCGCTCACGATCTACCCGCACGTGTACACCAAGATGAACTACACGATGGCGGATTTCGCACCCATCTCCATCGGCGCGCAGATGATCTTCGCGCTGGCCGTCGGCCCCATGGTGCCCGACAGTGTCAAGACACTCAAGGATTTCGTGGCCTGGGCCAAGGCCAACCCCGAAAAGTCCAGCTTCGGCTCGCCCGGCGCGGGTTCCATGCCGCACTTTGTCGGTTCGCTGTTCGGCGTCAACGCCGGCATCACCTTCCAGCACGTGCCCTTCCGCGGCTCCCTGCCAGCCGTGAATGACACGGTGGGCGGGCAGATCGCCGCTTGCGTCACGCCCACGGGTGATTCGCTGGCCCACGCCAAGAGCGGCCGGCTGCGCATCCTGGCCGTCTCGGCGCCCAAGCGCGTCGCCGAACCCGATGCGCCCACCTTCGCCGAACTGGGCTATCCAGAGATCGTTGCCGAGGAATGGTTTGGCTTCTTTGCGCCGGCCAAGACACCCACGAGCGTCATCAATACAGCGAACGCGGCCATCCAGGCCGCGTTGAAGGACAAGGCCGTGATCGACGGTCTGGCTGCCATCGGCCTGGTGACGGCGGGCAGCACGCCCCAGGCCATGCGTGCCTCGCTGGAATCGGAGTTCAAGCGTTGGGCTCCGCTGGTCAAGAAGGTCGGCTTCACCGCAGAATCCTGA
- a CDS encoding SDR family NAD(P)-dependent oxidoreductase yields MKIEGQAALVTGGASGLGEATARELARLGAKVTVLDVNAIAGAKVATEIGGLFQVCDITSPDSVGAAIAKAEAAHGPARILMNIAGIGSAKRIVGKDGNPAPLEDFARVVNINLIGSYNVSRLFAAACAKLPLLDDGERGVMMFTASIAAYDGQVGQQAYSASKGGIVGMTLPMARDLAQHAIRVCTIAPGLFATPLVKELPEEVQQSLAASIPFPKRLGQPEEFARLACHVVTNGHLNGEVIRLDGALRMAPR; encoded by the coding sequence ATGAAGATTGAAGGACAAGCCGCGCTCGTGACCGGTGGCGCCTCTGGCCTCGGTGAAGCGACGGCGCGCGAACTGGCCCGACTGGGCGCCAAGGTGACCGTATTGGACGTGAACGCCATCGCCGGCGCGAAGGTGGCGACTGAGATCGGGGGCCTCTTCCAGGTCTGCGACATCACGAGCCCCGACAGCGTGGGCGCGGCGATCGCCAAGGCCGAGGCGGCGCACGGCCCTGCCCGCATCCTGATGAACATCGCGGGCATCGGCTCGGCCAAGCGCATCGTCGGCAAGGACGGCAACCCCGCGCCGCTGGAAGACTTCGCCCGCGTGGTGAACATCAACCTGATCGGCAGCTACAACGTCAGCCGCTTGTTCGCCGCCGCCTGCGCCAAGCTGCCCCTGCTGGACGATGGCGAACGCGGGGTGATGATGTTCACGGCCTCGATCGCGGCCTACGATGGTCAGGTCGGCCAGCAGGCCTACAGCGCCTCCAAGGGCGGCATCGTCGGCATGACCCTGCCCATGGCGCGCGACTTGGCCCAGCACGCCATCCGGGTCTGCACCATCGCCCCCGGTCTGTTCGCCACGCCCCTGGTGAAGGAGTTGCCGGAGGAAGTGCAACAATCGCTCGCGGCGTCCATTCCCTTCCCCAAGCGCCTGGGTCAGCCCGAGGAGTTCGCGCGCCTGGCCTGCCATGTCGTGACCAATGGCCACCTCAACGGCGAAGTGATCCGACTCGACGGCGCGCTGCGGATGGCGCCACGATAG
- a CDS encoding winged helix-turn-helix transcriptional regulator, whose translation MTGTAKNTLGAGGKFGARDVGAKESAAMSQLLALLESRYAMRVLWALRDGHAQTFRLLQDSVGGITPNTLNTRLKELRASGLLHHDNEGYLLTATGIELTRRLGEVTAYAPKWGASQARKPR comes from the coding sequence ATGACCGGCACAGCAAAAAACACCCTCGGTGCCGGCGGCAAGTTCGGCGCCAGGGACGTGGGCGCGAAGGAAAGCGCCGCCATGAGCCAGCTGCTGGCTCTGCTCGAATCCCGTTACGCGATGCGCGTGCTCTGGGCCTTGCGCGACGGCCATGCCCAGACCTTCCGCCTGCTGCAGGACAGCGTGGGGGGCATCACGCCGAACACACTGAACACGCGGCTAAAGGAACTGCGGGCCAGCGGGCTGCTGCATCACGACAACGAAGGCTACCTGCTCACCGCGACTGGTATCGAACTGACGCGCCGTCTCGGCGAAGTAACGGCCTACGCACCCAAGTGGGGCGCCAGCCAGGCGCGCAAACCACGCTGA